One region of Microbacterium sp. M28 genomic DNA includes:
- a CDS encoding single-stranded DNA-binding protein, giving the protein MAGETVITVVGNLTADPELRYTQNGLPVANFTIASTPRNFDRAANEWKDGEALFLRASVWREFAEHVAGSLTKGMRVIAQGRLRQRSYQDREGNNRTAIELEVDEIGPSLRYATAQVTRAASGGGAGGGQSRPQQQQVSEEPWSTPGSSTSADAWSTPGSFGDDTPF; this is encoded by the coding sequence ATGGCCGGCGAAACCGTCATCACCGTGGTGGGAAACCTCACGGCCGACCCCGAACTGCGTTACACGCAGAACGGGCTGCCGGTGGCGAACTTCACCATCGCATCGACGCCGCGCAACTTCGACCGTGCCGCGAACGAGTGGAAGGACGGCGAAGCGCTGTTCCTCCGCGCGTCCGTCTGGCGCGAGTTCGCCGAGCACGTGGCAGGTTCGCTGACCAAGGGCATGCGCGTCATCGCGCAGGGCCGTCTGCGTCAGCGCTCCTACCAGGACCGTGAGGGCAACAACCGCACGGCGATCGAGCTCGAGGTCGACGAGATCGGCCCGTCGCTGCGTTACGCGACGGCTCAGGTCACGCGTGCGGCTTCCGGCGGTGGCGCCGGTGGCGGGCAGTCGCGTCCGCAGCAGCAGCAGGTGTCCGAGGAGCCGTGGTCCACGCCCGGTTCTTCGACCAGCGCCGATGCCTGGAGCACTCCGGGCAGCTTCGGCGACGACACCCCGTTCTGA
- the rpsF gene encoding 30S ribosomal protein S6, whose translation MTHQYELMVILTPEIDERQVAPTLDKFLKVITNDGGTVDKVDIWGKRRLAYEIQKKTEGIYAVVNFTATSEATQELDRQLGLNEQIMRTKVLRAEEAQAMVAAEAKRSEEKAARKSKAAKA comes from the coding sequence GTGACGCACCAGTACGAACTCATGGTCATTCTGACCCCCGAGATCGACGAGCGCCAGGTCGCCCCGACACTGGACAAGTTCCTCAAGGTCATCACCAACGATGGTGGCACTGTGGACAAGGTCGACATCTGGGGTAAGCGCCGTCTGGCCTACGAGATCCAGAAGAAGACCGAAGGCATCTACGCCGTCGTGAACTTCACCGCGACCAGCGAGGCCACTCAGGAGCTGGACCGTCAGCTCGGCCTCAACGAGCAGATCATGCGCACCAAGGTGCTGCGTGCTGAAGAGGCTCAGGCGATGGTTGCCGCGGAGGCGAAGCGCTCCGAGGAGAAGGCCGCTCGCAAGTCCAAGGCTGCGAAGGCCTAA